A segment of the Candidatus Poribacteria bacterium genome:
AACTGGCAGAACTCGCAATTGAAGGCGGCGCGGATACGGTGCAATTCCGGCAGAAACACGGAACGACGCGTGAATTGGTAGCAATCGCACAACAGATGCAAGCCGTATGCACACGGCACAATGTGCCGTTGATTGTGAACGACAGAGCCGACATCGCGCAGGCTGTCAGTGCGACGGGCGCGCACTTTGGACAAGACGATATGCCTGTCTCCATAGGGAGACAAATCCTATCTACAGAAGCCATCATCGGGGCATCCGCCAGAACCGAAGAGAAGATATTTGAAGCGATTACAGAAGGTGCCGACTATATCGGATTCGGACCCATCTATGGCACCTCTTCAAAACCGGATGCAGAAACGGCTAAGGGGTTAGAACGACTTCGCCGAATGTGCGACATCGCAGCGTGTCCCGTTATCGCTATCGGTGGTATTAGCGTACAAACCGCGGGCGAAGTTATTCGGGCAGGTGCACACGGTATCGCGGTGATCTCTGCTGTTTGCGCACACCCCGAACCAGATATCGCAACACAAGCGTTGCTCAACGAAATCCAAGGGGCAAAGTAAACTGAAACATACGGAAACAGATATGGACGATATAATCACAATTGAGGGTGCCCTTAAACTTTTCAGAGAAATTGACGAAACCTATAAGCCTGACTTGGATAAAATTGACGAGGCGTTTGTTCAGAAATTGTGGCAGGAGCAACGCTTTTTCAATACCAACATGGAGACAATTGATCGACGCCCCATTCGCGTCCTAAAACCCGGTGTTTGGAACCATAACGAAGGTCCCGATTTTATGCACGCTGAGGTTGAGATTGATGGGAAACTTCAAGTTGGTGATGTCGAAATTCACGTCCAATCTTCAGAATGGTACGCGCATAAACACCACCTCAATTCCAGATACAATCGCGTTATTCTGCATGCCGTGTTTTTTAACGATGACTTCAATCTACGGACGCGGCTTCAGAACAATAAACGCGTCCCGACCCTCGAATTGCTGAAATGGGTCGCTGTGGATACAGGGGATCTATACGATGATAATCAAGCCCCAGAAACAACTGACGGACGTTGTAGAATAACGGGGAAACAACTGAACATGGAGGTGTTGAAAAACGTTTTTGAATCTTTGGGACGTGAGCGGTTTTTGGAAAAGGCAGAATCAATACGCCTGTTAAGAACGCGCCTCGATTTCGAGCAACTCCTCTATGAAGGTATCATGGAGGCACTCGGGTATGAACGGAATAGCAAGGCATTTCGCGAGTTGGCGCAGCATGTTCCTTTCACTGATCTTGATGAGAAATCAGCGTTAGAAATTCAGGCGATCCTCTTCGGCGTTGCGGGACTCCTACCCTCACACCGAGAGAAATCGTTTCCACCTGAAGTAACAAACGATCCGAGTGTTATCGCATTAGAAGAATTGTGGTGCGCTTCAGAATATGCTGAACTCCCCTCACGCATGACAGAAGCACGCTGGAGCTTTACAGGAAGGCCTGTTAACCGTCCTACCCGACGGATCGCTGCGATGAGTCAACTCATTCAGGCGTGCCAAGGCAGCCTCATGATGTACTTTCTGCCAACCTGTGAAAAGGCGGCAGATGTAGATACACTAAAACTATTACGAACCATCGAAAAAACACTTCGCGCACTGCTGATGCTCGAACCGATCGGCTACTGGGAAACACATTTCGATTTCGGGACAGGCGGTGCCCGTAAAGCAATTCTGATTGGTAAGGATCGAGCCGTGGACATCATTATCAATAAAATTTTACCGGCTGCCTACGTTTGGGCTGTCGAAGCGGAGAGTCAGAAATTGCAGGAGGCGATTCTGCGACTCTACAGTACGGGTTCCAAGTCAACAGGGAACAAGATTATTCGCAAGATTGACAAACAGATTTTCACGACAGATGCACAGCAGATGCGTCACCTGAAACCGACCGCTAAAATTGAGCAAGGCATTCTCCGTCTCCACAAAAACTATTGTGCGGATTGGCTCTGCGACCTATGCCCTATTTTGGAACATGACGCGGTTCTCTCGGAGGAAGGTTAGCATGGATTCGCACGTTAAACCCTTGACAGATGAATCCTATTGGACGACGCTTTGGGATGGGCAACAACATAAAGTTCGTCACCTACGCTGGGCTTATGTAGCGAATCGCCAACTCGCCAAGTTGTTCGACCAGGCACTTTCAGGTTTTAAACAACCGAGGTTAATTGAGCTGGGGTGCGCCGATTCGCTGTGGCTCCCCTATCTTGCCCAGAACTATGAAAGCGATTGTTACGGTGTTGATTTTTCGGAGTTAGGGTGCCAACTTGCACAACGGAACCTTGCCCTTGCCGGTGCAAACGGCACAATCATCTGTGAAGATCTGTTCACATTTGCCAAAAAGCAGCGCGCAACGTTTGACTTTGTTTATTCAATGGGGTTGATTGAACATTTCGACACGCCGCAAGCGATCTTGGAGGAGATGTACAGCCTCCTCAAACCGGGTGGAACAATGCTCACGGTAACACCGAATCTGCGCGGTATGTATACACCGATCGCCCGCGTCGCGAGTCCGAAACTCCTCGCGACACACAAGGTAATCCTGCCGACTGACCTCGATGCAGCATTACAAGACACAGGATTTCACGTTACAGCATTTGGATATACAGGCGGTCCCTTGAAATTGAGTGTTGTTGATTATTCGCCGTGGCGGGCAGTTATTGGTAGATGGGGGCATGAAGTACTTTGTAAATGTGTCAATCTGACGGATATTGTCGTTGGTAATCTTTTAGTGGGATTCCGCGTGCCAAACCAGCAGTTGACTTCGCCTTATGTGTATGCACTCTGCACAAAACCAAATAGTGTGTGATTCAAGAACATGTTTTGTTTTTTTGAGGGTATTGCCTAACTAAAGGAGGTTAACTTATGTTTCTCCGTTTGTTT
Coding sequences within it:
- the thiE gene encoding thiamine phosphate synthase, which produces MKNIGVLHVITDTTLQSRFTHPELAELAIEGGADTVQFRQKHGTTRELVAIAQQMQAVCTRHNVPLIVNDRADIAQAVSATGAHFGQDDMPVSIGRQILSTEAIIGASARTEEKIFEAITEGADYIGFGPIYGTSSKPDAETAKGLERLRRMCDIAACPVIAIGGISVQTAGEVIRAGAHGIAVISAVCAHPEPDIATQALLNEIQGAK
- a CDS encoding DUF2851 family protein; the encoded protein is MDDIITIEGALKLFREIDETYKPDLDKIDEAFVQKLWQEQRFFNTNMETIDRRPIRVLKPGVWNHNEGPDFMHAEVEIDGKLQVGDVEIHVQSSEWYAHKHHLNSRYNRVILHAVFFNDDFNLRTRLQNNKRVPTLELLKWVAVDTGDLYDDNQAPETTDGRCRITGKQLNMEVLKNVFESLGRERFLEKAESIRLLRTRLDFEQLLYEGIMEALGYERNSKAFRELAQHVPFTDLDEKSALEIQAILFGVAGLLPSHREKSFPPEVTNDPSVIALEELWCASEYAELPSRMTEARWSFTGRPVNRPTRRIAAMSQLIQACQGSLMMYFLPTCEKAADVDTLKLLRTIEKTLRALLMLEPIGYWETHFDFGTGGARKAILIGKDRAVDIIINKILPAAYVWAVEAESQKLQEAILRLYSTGSKSTGNKIIRKIDKQIFTTDAQQMRHLKPTAKIEQGILRLHKNYCADWLCDLCPILEHDAVLSEEG
- a CDS encoding methyltransferase domain-containing protein, with product MDSHVKPLTDESYWTTLWDGQQHKVRHLRWAYVANRQLAKLFDQALSGFKQPRLIELGCADSLWLPYLAQNYESDCYGVDFSELGCQLAQRNLALAGANGTIICEDLFTFAKKQRATFDFVYSMGLIEHFDTPQAILEEMYSLLKPGGTMLTVTPNLRGMYTPIARVASPKLLATHKVILPTDLDAALQDTGFHVTAFGYTGGPLKLSVVDYSPWRAVIGRWGHEVLCKCVNLTDIVVGNLLVGFRVPNQQLTSPYVYALCTKPNSV